One window from the genome of Bacillus weihaiensis encodes:
- a CDS encoding GNAT family N-acetyltransferase: MNWYEKLNKYFPIEEMKSKDHMEALLKEKGDIYHKDEGKHHVLMYAELNDFIFIDYIFVSKDARGEGLGGKLIGKLKKKGKPIILEVEPVNYEDSDTEKRLKFYQREGFKHADSIGYNRKSLATNEVNSMEILYWSPNDESEELIYEAMKKTYNEIHTYKDKEWYGDSYEPVGEVLTRDEGDSSKKNIFDHLS, translated from the coding sequence ATGAACTGGTATGAAAAGCTCAATAAATATTTTCCCATTGAAGAGATGAAGTCTAAAGATCATATGGAAGCATTACTTAAAGAAAAAGGAGATATATATCATAAGGATGAGGGGAAGCATCATGTATTAATGTATGCTGAGCTTAATGATTTTATCTTTATCGATTATATCTTTGTGTCAAAGGATGCACGTGGTGAAGGGCTTGGTGGTAAATTAATTGGTAAACTGAAGAAAAAAGGTAAGCCAATTATTTTAGAAGTAGAGCCAGTTAACTATGAGGATTCTGATACGGAAAAGAGATTGAAATTTTATCAACGTGAAGGCTTTAAACATGCAGATTCAATAGGCTACAATCGTAAATCACTCGCAACAAACGAAGTGAACAGCATGGAAATCCTTTACTGGTCACCGAATGATGAATCAGAGGAACTGATTTATGAGGCGATGAAGAAAACCTACAACGAGATTCATACATATAAGGACAAGGAATGGTATGGGGATTCTTATGAGCCGGTAGGGGAAGTTTTGACACGTGATGAAGGTGATTCTTCAAAGAAAAACATTTTCGACCATTTATCTTAA
- the yunB gene encoding sporulation protein YunB: MFFKQKFRYNRKKYKKKPLKTKHVVIISLMLFVFINLGSLWMVDRIIEPLLITMIKTEVNELTTSTITNSVRNSVSKVNMDDLIIIRDKGDGYSPTYSFNQTSYNKILADVSDELSNELGKMTNQLDGNHEASTTYSIPLGVITDNSLLSNLGPDIPIELFIVSDVTPEIKTTLTSSGINNTFLELFIHLNVGVQVAIPSYTDRQVVTTDVKIGDIFIPGEVPEYYGGNENNPAPIIIEPKKEE; this comes from the coding sequence ATGTTTTTCAAACAGAAATTCAGGTATAACAGGAAGAAATATAAGAAAAAGCCGTTAAAAACAAAACATGTTGTGATCATTTCTTTGATGTTATTTGTTTTTATTAACCTGGGTTCACTTTGGATGGTCGATAGAATAATAGAACCTCTTTTAATCACCATGATTAAAACTGAAGTAAATGAACTAACCACTAGTACTATTACAAATTCAGTTAGAAATTCTGTTAGCAAAGTTAATATGGATGATTTAATCATTATTCGTGATAAAGGGGACGGATACTCTCCTACGTATAGCTTTAACCAAACTAGTTACAATAAAATTTTAGCTGATGTTTCAGATGAACTTTCTAATGAATTAGGTAAAATGACAAATCAATTAGATGGTAACCATGAAGCATCAACCACCTATTCAATCCCACTTGGCGTTATAACAGATAATTCCTTATTATCTAATTTAGGTCCTGATATTCCAATAGAATTATTTATAGTAAGTGATGTTACTCCAGAAATCAAAACGACATTAACAAGTTCGGGCATAAATAATACATTTCTAGAATTATTCATTCACCTAAATGTTGGAGTACAAGTCGCCATCCCCTCTTATACAGATAGGCAAGTTGTAACGACAGACGTAAAAATCGGGGATATTTTCATACCTGGCGAAGTCCCAGAATATTATGGAGGAAATGAAAATAATCCAGCTCCAATCATTATAGAGCCTAAGAAAGAAGAGTAA
- the spxA gene encoding transcriptional regulator SpxA, whose protein sequence is MVTLYTSPSCTSCRKAKAWLEEHDIAYTERNIFSETLSIQEIKEILRMTEDGTDEIISTRSKIFQKLNVNLETLPLQDLYNLIQENPGLLRRPIIIDEKRLQVGYNEDEIRRFLPRRVRTYQLREAQRLVN, encoded by the coding sequence ATGGTAACACTATATACGTCACCAAGTTGTACTTCATGTAGAAAAGCAAAAGCATGGTTAGAAGAACACGACATTGCTTATACAGAGCGTAATATTTTCTCTGAAACGCTATCTATTCAAGAGATTAAAGAGATTTTACGAATGACTGAAGATGGAACTGATGAAATCATTTCCACTCGTTCTAAAATTTTTCAAAAGCTAAATGTTAATTTAGAGACACTACCTTTACAAGATTTATATAATTTAATTCAAGAAAATCCTGGTCTTCTTCGTCGTCCGATTATTATTGACGAGAAAAGACTACAAGTAGGTTACAACGAAGATGAGATTCGTCGTTTCTTACCACGTCGTGTTCGTACTTATCAGCTTCGAGAAGCACAGCGTTTAGTTAATTAA
- a CDS encoding ABC transporter ATP-binding protein, with the protein MEKMLEVKDLHISFHTFGGEVQAIRGVNFDLYKGETLAIVGESGSGKSVTTKSIMRLLPESNSEIKEGAILFDGKDLAKLPNKAMQKIRGKDISMIFQDPMTSLNPTMKVGKQIMEPIIKHQNLSKSAAKDRAIDLLRLVGIPQAEARFNQYPHQFSGGMRQRVVIAIALACNPKVLIADEPTTALDVTIQAQILELMKDLQKKIDTSIIFITHDLGVVANVADRVAVMYGGKIVEIGTVDEVFYNPQHPYTWGLISSMPDLDSKDDELYAIPGTPPNLLNPPKGDAFAARNEFAMKVDLEKQPPMYKVSDTHYAATWLLHPDAPKVEPPAAVKRRRRQFPGNKEGN; encoded by the coding sequence ATGGAAAAAATGTTAGAAGTAAAAGATTTACACATTTCGTTTCATACTTTTGGTGGAGAAGTCCAAGCTATTCGCGGTGTGAACTTTGACCTATATAAAGGTGAAACACTTGCTATCGTAGGAGAGTCTGGTTCTGGTAAATCCGTAACGACAAAATCAATTATGCGTCTTTTACCTGAATCGAATTCAGAAATCAAAGAAGGAGCAATCCTTTTTGATGGTAAGGACTTAGCAAAATTACCAAATAAAGCAATGCAAAAAATTCGTGGGAAAGATATCTCCATGATATTCCAAGATCCAATGACTTCGTTGAACCCAACAATGAAGGTTGGAAAACAAATCATGGAGCCAATTATTAAACACCAAAACTTAAGTAAATCAGCAGCGAAAGATCGTGCGATTGATTTGCTTCGTTTAGTAGGTATTCCACAAGCAGAAGCACGTTTTAATCAATATCCGCACCAATTTTCTGGTGGGATGAGACAAAGGGTTGTTATTGCCATTGCTCTTGCTTGTAATCCAAAAGTGTTAATCGCTGATGAGCCAACAACTGCTCTTGATGTTACCATTCAAGCTCAGATTTTAGAGTTAATGAAGGATCTTCAAAAGAAAATTGATACCTCTATTATCTTTATTACCCATGATCTTGGCGTTGTAGCAAATGTTGCAGATCGTGTCGCTGTTATGTATGGTGGGAAAATTGTCGAAATTGGAACAGTTGATGAAGTATTCTATAATCCTCAGCATCCATATACTTGGGGATTAATTAGTTCAATGCCTGATTTAGATTCTAAAGATGATGAACTATATGCGATTCCTGGTACACCACCTAACTTACTAAATCCTCCTAAAGGTGATGCATTTGCAGCCCGTAACGAGTTTGCAATGAAGGTTGATTTAGAAAAGCAGCCGCCGATGTACAAGGTATCTGATACTCATTATGCTGCTACTTGGCTTCTACATCCGGACGCACCTAAGGTAGAGCCACCAGCAGCTGTAAAACGTCGTAGACGTCAATTCCCTGGAAACAAGGAGGGAAATTAA
- a CDS encoding ABC transporter ATP-binding protein, translated as MANEKLLEIKNLKQHFNIGKPNEVRAVDGVSFDIFKGETLGLVGESGCGKSTTGRTIIRLYDATDGEVNYDGVNVHGKKSKAELKAFNRKMQMIFQDPYASLNPRMKISDVIAEGIDIHGLAKTKKERMERVYELLETVGLNREHANRYPHEFSGGQRQRIGIARALAVEPEFIIADEPISALDVSIQAQVVNLMKKLQKEKGLTYLFIAHDLSMVKYISDRIGVMYFGKLVELTTADELYNNPIHPYTQSLLSAIPLPDPDYERSRVRKTYDPAQHNYQPDEEVSFREVKPGHFVMCSDKEFKQYQEQYAK; from the coding sequence ATGGCAAATGAAAAATTATTAGAAATTAAAAATTTAAAGCAGCACTTCAATATTGGTAAGCCAAATGAAGTAAGAGCTGTTGATGGTGTTTCTTTTGATATTTTCAAAGGTGAAACATTAGGATTAGTAGGGGAATCTGGTTGTGGAAAATCAACAACTGGAAGAACGATCATCCGTTTATATGATGCGACTGATGGCGAAGTAAATTATGACGGTGTTAATGTACATGGGAAAAAATCAAAAGCGGAATTAAAAGCATTTAACCGTAAAATGCAAATGATTTTCCAAGATCCTTATGCATCGTTAAATCCTCGTATGAAAATTTCTGATGTTATTGCTGAAGGTATTGATATACATGGTTTAGCAAAAACAAAGAAAGAACGTATGGAAAGAGTCTATGAACTTCTTGAAACTGTTGGATTAAATCGTGAGCATGCTAACCGTTATCCACATGAATTCAGTGGTGGGCAACGCCAACGTATTGGAATTGCACGTGCATTAGCAGTTGAGCCTGAATTCATTATTGCCGATGAGCCAATTTCAGCACTTGATGTTTCGATTCAAGCTCAGGTTGTTAACTTAATGAAAAAGCTACAAAAAGAAAAAGGGTTAACATACCTATTCATCGCCCATGATTTATCAATGGTTAAATATATTAGTGATCGTATTGGCGTTATGTATTTTGGGAAATTGGTTGAACTTACAACAGCAGATGAGCTTTATAACAACCCAATTCACCCATATACCCAGTCATTGTTATCGGCGATTCCACTTCCTGATCCAGACTATGAGCGTTCTCGTGTGAGAAAAACATATGATCCGGCTCAACATAATTACCAACCAGATGAAGAAGTATCATTTAGAGAAGTGAAACCAGGTCATTTTGTTATGTGTTCTGATAAAGAATTCAAGCAATATCAAGAGCAATACGCAAAATAA
- the opp3C gene encoding oligopeptide ABC transporter permease codes for MSQHDEKISKDLFEPASLDSSKSEEINKPSLNYWQDAWLRVRKNKAAIVSIVVLFFLTILSLVGPYLNDYDYSQQNAKHSNLPPKVEAFENISWLPFDGTLTKKNGEVYDAYELKGADDAYYWFGTDSLGRDIFTRVWKGTQVSLYIALLAAVIDMIIGVAYGAISGYFGGRVDTIMQRIIEILVGIPNLVVVILMIIILEPGILSITIALTITGWVGMARVVRGQVLKYKNQEFVLASRTLGAGHAKIITKHLMPNLVGVIIINTMFTIPSAIFFEAFLSFIGLGLKAPLASLGTLIDDGFKSLVLYPYQMIFPAIVISTIMICFNMIADGLRDALDPKMRD; via the coding sequence ATGTCACAGCATGATGAGAAAATTTCAAAAGACTTGTTTGAGCCCGCTAGCTTGGATTCTTCGAAAAGTGAGGAAATCAATAAGCCGAGTTTGAACTATTGGCAAGATGCCTGGTTACGTGTAAGAAAAAACAAGGCAGCTATTGTGAGTATTGTTGTGCTATTTTTCTTAACAATTCTTTCTTTAGTAGGACCTTATTTAAATGATTATGACTATAGTCAACAAAACGCAAAGCATTCGAATCTCCCTCCAAAAGTTGAAGCTTTCGAAAATATTAGCTGGCTTCCTTTCGATGGAACACTAACGAAGAAAAACGGTGAAGTATACGATGCTTATGAGCTAAAAGGTGCTGATGATGCCTACTACTGGTTTGGTACAGATAGCTTAGGTCGTGACATCTTCACACGTGTTTGGAAGGGGACACAAGTATCCCTTTATATTGCTTTATTAGCAGCAGTTATTGATATGATTATCGGGGTTGCTTACGGTGCTATTTCAGGCTATTTTGGTGGTCGCGTAGATACAATCATGCAACGTATTATTGAAATATTAGTTGGTATTCCTAACTTAGTTGTTGTTATCTTAATGATTATCATTTTAGAACCTGGTATTCTTTCTATAACGATAGCCTTAACGATCACAGGTTGGGTCGGTATGGCTCGTGTTGTTCGTGGTCAAGTATTAAAATATAAAAACCAAGAATTCGTCTTAGCATCAAGAACACTTGGAGCAGGACATGCAAAAATTATTACTAAACATTTAATGCCGAATTTAGTAGGTGTTATTATTATTAATACGATGTTTACAATACCAAGTGCCATTTTCTTTGAAGCATTCTTAAGCTTTATTGGATTAGGATTAAAAGCACCATTAGCATCACTAGGTACGTTAATTGATGATGGTTTTAAATCGTTAGTATTATATCCGTATCAAATGATATTCCCGGCAATTGTTATTAGTACAATTATGATTTGCTTCAATATGATTGCTGATGGACTTCGTGATGCACTAGATCCGAAAATGCGCGACTAA
- a CDS encoding TerC family protein — MDQEFLLSLLMIIGIDLVLGADNAVVIAMACRNLPVIQRNKAIIFGTILAIVVRIVITILAVYLLNIPFLQLIGGVFLLYIAFHLIVGKDDDSNKIKSHSSLWKAVQTIVIADILMGFDNVIAVAGAAQGHMILVAFGLLISIPIIIWGSKFILVLLTKYPLLIYVGGGLLSFTAGKMIIGDDKLQSLLATHTSLVASLPFITTTFVLFAGVLYQTITLGKQE; from the coding sequence ATGGACCAGGAATTTTTACTTTCACTACTTATGATAATAGGAATCGACCTCGTACTAGGTGCAGATAACGCAGTTGTCATTGCAATGGCATGCCGTAATTTGCCTGTCATTCAAAGAAATAAGGCGATTATTTTTGGAACGATCTTAGCCATTGTTGTTCGTATTGTTATTACGATTCTTGCCGTTTATTTGCTTAACATTCCTTTTTTACAATTAATCGGTGGTGTGTTTCTTTTATATATTGCCTTTCATCTAATTGTCGGTAAGGATGATGATTCAAATAAAATTAAAAGTCACTCTTCTCTTTGGAAAGCGGTTCAAACAATCGTGATAGCTGATATATTAATGGGGTTTGACAATGTTATTGCTGTCGCAGGAGCTGCACAAGGACACATGATTCTCGTTGCATTCGGACTACTTATTTCCATACCGATTATTATATGGGGGAGCAAATTTATTCTCGTTCTTCTTACGAAATACCCTTTACTTATTTATGTTGGTGGCGGTTTACTATCATTTACTGCTGGAAAAATGATCATTGGCGATGATAAGCTACAGTCATTACTAGCAACACACACTTCATTAGTGGCTAGCTTACCTTTTATTACAACGACATTTGTTCTTTTTGCAGGTGTCTTATATCAAACTATCACCTTAGGAAAGCAAGAATAA